In the Gossypium arboreum isolate Shixiya-1 chromosome 10, ASM2569848v2, whole genome shotgun sequence genome, one interval contains:
- the LOC108489588 gene encoding uncharacterized protein LOC108489588 isoform X1, which translates to MAPLGSDNGDIKPYEMNPSSDFSYSDTQPFEFDSQYSFLGDKADNEDSDQLDYLQSTVPFDDYNVQVEDGLETQALNLVGETQVLNFDGETQVLDDLDCFENMETQLLDEFNDAIAADSDSEGMEGTEILDQGDEVSNDEIVTGDCGQFLVQKKESLEQHNASTNEQMNSGIHGSTTTPDIRAVPESKSTSVRFTSVRAAALRASGLAARKAALRGMNGKSCFIQTGCQFSDQCTIKSDGSNPNVVEKMNQAQHLVNREENSIGLRHGTSCRVGSTVRKLFAERSSCRSENADARDDLLQFPASDGQSAGLSYIDSEEPGELLQANALNFVERFVNDKMTELDDQVDLGKSTGRKSLISCAIIGPQSLAKKTVERTAGETQIFDWDDALEDEGGGGIYCRRREEFYGDGSHAQKNSNHAHKPKGSKLNESCNLDQPNAHDKEIVDSDSKSLLCKSKDNGKPVGEGQLDFRKNLLNEFDEQCNSDSSRGQLEAAAAAELNVGFDTQISAEAMEALFYGDVATDVNGNLGFPGISKGSSKILCRGKCRKRISSREFVLRKGVYCYGAAPVTRQSKRTRVSSVLQNLSSKNVWKECDTDLLLQRTKKAKSNNDKNQNSGGINMAKMPSKSIKKRKAGGALTRSQLHGTGRSTMSSSIKKRHLEEVCTVTPIAHRTRQSLVMNAQIAEASASDCRKGKKLEKEVGLLQENRTRSIDVTDVELSLASNAEEQLSKFHSNQSGEHGNVESCNDDQLHLGLIAGNNGNHGSSYPKHRSSRKMSVHVGESDNLEAQSEKSVQLDNEPSIPVVKKSRRNNMSTCIRSTTVRITRSSRNTCPVLHFPDQNSEGKLSRQSSDKQGSKHNVVNCNSTKMNRRTISTSITGPVAAKEIQHSGGNHVAVSSPISENLAVTVASDESPEEKSRSLGSLCTTPVNCPTPINAASPVCMGEEYFKQSCKKNLSKSLLIKELRSLSPIDPEPIATSKDMRKRRDLADIRVLFSNHLNEDIIKQQKKILARLGISEASSILAATHFVTDKFVRTRNMLEAIASGKPVVTHLWLESIGQVNIHIDEDAYILRDIKKEKEFGFCMPSSLARARKRPLLQGRRILITPNTKPNKETIVHLVAVLHGQALERIGRSAMKDDKVLNDLLILSCEEDYAICVPFLEKGAAVYSSELLLNGIVTQKLDYERHRLFSDHVRKTRSTIWLRKDNRFLPVTKHK; encoded by the exons ATGGCCCCTCTTGGAAGCGACAATGGCGATATTAAACCCTATGAAATGAACCCAAGCTCGGATTTTTCATATTCCGATACTCAGCCCTTCGAATTTGATTCGCAATATTCATTTTTGG gtgATAAAGCTGATAACGAGGATAGTGATCAATTAGACTATCTACAAAGTACAGTTCCTTTTGACGATTATAATGTTCAGGTCGAGGATGGATTGGAGACCCAGGCTCTCAACCTTGTGGGGGAAACTCAAGTGTTGAACTTCGATGGTGAAACACAGGTGTTGGATGATTTAGATTGCTTTGAGAATATGGAGACTCAATTGTTGGATGAATTCAATGATGCAATTGCTGCGGATAGTGACAGTGAAGGAATGGAAGGGACTGAGATATTAGACCAAGGTGATGAGGTCTCAAATGATGAGATAGTAACAGGAGACTGCGGTCAATTCTTGGTCCAGAAGAAGGAATCTTTGGAGCAACATAATGCTTCTACCAATGAACAAATGAATTCAG GGATCCATGGTTCTACAACAACACCGGATATCAGAGCTGTGCCGGAATCAAAATCCA CATCTGTAAGGTTTACTTCAGTTCGTGCAGCAGCCTTGCGTGCCTCTGGTCTTGCAGCTCGTAAAGCAGCATTACGGGGAATGAATGGCAAGTCTTGTTTCATCCAGACTGGTTGTCAGTTTTCAGACCAGTGCACAATTAAAAGTGATGGTTCAAACCCTAATGTTGTGGAGAAGATGAATCAGGCACAACATCTGGTTAATCGTGAAGAGAACTCAATTGGTTTAAGGCATGGAACCAGTTGCAGGGTTGGTTCAACTGTGAGAAAACTTTTTGCCGAAAGGTCTTCTTGCAGAAGTGAAAATGCGGATGCAAGAGATGACTTGCTTCAGTTTCCTGCAAGTGATGGTCAGTCAGCAGGTTTAAGCTATATTGACTCTGAAGAACCTGGGGAGTTATTACAAGCTAATGCACTTAATTTTGTGGAAAGGTTTGTAAATGATAAGATGACAGAGCTTGATGATCAAGTTGACCTAGGAAAGAGTACTGGGAGAAAATCACTTATTTCATGTGCGATAATAGGGCCACAAAGCTTGGCCAAGAAAACAGTTGAAAGGACAGCTGGTGAAACACAGATTTTTGATTGGGATGATGCTTTGGAGGATGAAGGAGGGGGTGGTATTTATTGTAGAAGGAGGGAAGAATTCTATGGTGATGGAAGCCATGCACAGAAAAATTCTAACCATGCCCATAAGCCTAAAGGAAGTAAACTCAATGAATCTTGCAATTTAGACCAACCAAATGCCCACGATAAAGAGATAGTTGATTCTGATTCAAAATCATTGTTGTGCAAGTCAAAAGATAATGGCAAGCCAGTGGGAGAAGGTCAACTGGATTTTAGGAAGAATCTTTTGAATGAGTTTGATGAACAGTGTAACTCAGATTCCTCTAGAGGACAATTGgaagctgctgctgctgctgaaCTAAATGTAGGTTTCGACACTCAGATATCTGCTGAAGCTATGGAAGCATTATTTTATGGGGACGTGGCTACTGACGTGAATGGTAATCTAGGTTTCCCAGGCATATCAAAGGGTTCCTCAAAAATTTTGTGTAGAGGAAAATGCAGGAAGAGAATTTCTTCTAGAGAATTTGTATTGAGAAAGGGTGTTTATTGTTATGGTGCTGCTCCAGTTACTAGGCAATCCAAGAGAACTCGAGTGTCTTCGGTTTTGCAGAATTTAAGTTCAAAAAATGTCTGGAAGGAGTGTGATACTGATCTACTTCtacagagaacaaagaaagcgAAATCGAATAATGATAAGAACCAAAACAGTGGTGGCATTAATATGGCCAAGATGCCCTCAAAGAGTATCAAGAAAAGAAAGGCTGGTGGAGCTTTGACGAGGAGTCAACTTCATGGCACTGGAAGGTCAACTATGAGCAGCTCAATTAAGAAACGGCATCTTGAGGAGGTTTGTACTGTTACACCCATTGCTCATCGGACGAGGCAGTCCTTGGTCATGAATGCACAAATAGCTGAGGCTTCAGCCAGTGATTGTAGAAAAGGTAAAAAACTTGAAAAAGAGGTTGGTTTACTTCAAGAGAATAGAACCAGGAGTATAGATGTTACCGATGTTGAGTTATCTTTAGCGTCAAATGCCGAAGAgcaactttcaaaatttcattctaaCCAATCTGGGGAGCATGGAAATGTTGAATCATGTAATGATGACCAATTGCATTTGGGGTTGATTGCTGGGAATAATGGCAATCATGGATCGAGCTATCCCAAACATAGATCTTCCCGCAAAATGTCTGTTCATGTTGGTGAATCTGATAACTTGGAAGCACAGTCTGAAAAGTCTGTTCAGCTAGATAATGAACCATCAATTCCTGTGGTAAAAAAGTCCAGAAGAAACAATATGAGCACTTGCATTCGTTCTACCACTGTGAGGATAACACGATCATCCAGGAATACTTGTCCTGTTCTGCATTTTCCAGACCAGAATTCGGAAGGAAAATTGTCTCGTCAAAGTTCAGATAAACAAGGTTCAAAGCACAATGTGGTTAATTGCAATTCTACCAAGATGAATAGGAGGACGATATCTACAAGCATAACTGGACCTGTAGCAGCAAAGGAAATCCAGCACTCTGGAGGAAACCATGTTGCAGTTTCTTCACCAATTTCAGAAAATTTAGCTGTGACTGTTGCTTCCGATGAGTCACCAGAAGAGAAATCAAGATCTCTTGGTTCTCTATGCACGACGCCAGTTAACTGTCCAACACCTATAAATGCAGCATCACCTGTTTGTATGGGTGAGGAATATTTTAAACAATCCTGCAAGAAGAACTTGTCAAAATCTTTGCTTATCAAAGAACTCCGAAGTTTAAGCCCAATCGACCCAGAACCTATTGCTACTTCAAAAGATATGAGGAAGAGAAGGGATTTGGCTGATATTAGAGTCTTGTTCAGCAACCACCTCAATGAAGATATAATTAAACAGCAGAAAAAG ATCTTGGCCCGCCTAGGCATCTCCGAGGCATCATCTATTTTAGCTGCAACACACTTTGTAACAGATAAATTTGTGCGTACTAGGAATATGTTGGAAGCAATTGCTTCGGGCAAACCAGTTGTCACACATTTATGGCTTGAAAGCATTGGACAGGTTAACATTCACATTGATGAAGATGCTTATATATTGAGGGACATCAAAAAGGAGAAAGAGTTTGGGTTTTGCATGCCATCTTCTTTAGCACGTGCACGCAAGCGACCTTTATTACAG GGCCGAAGAATTTTAATCACCCCAAATACAAAGCCAAATAAAGAAacaattgtgcatttggttgcaGTGCTCCACGGTCAG GCCTTAGAGAGAATTGGTAGGTCTGCTATGAAGGATGACAAAGTCCTGAATGATTTATTGATTCTATCATGTGAAGAAGATTATGCAATTTGTGTTCCTTTTCTTGAAAAAG GGGCAGCAGTTTACAGTTCTGAGCTACTACTGAATGGAATAGTTACTCAAAAGCTGGATTATGAGAG GCATCGTCTCTTTTCAGATCATGTTAGAAAAACACGTTCCACCATATGGCTAAGAAAGGATAATAGGTTCCTACCTGTGACAAAGCATAAATGA
- the LOC108489588 gene encoding uncharacterized protein LOC108489588 isoform X2: protein MAPLGSDNGDIKPYEMNPSSDFSYSDTQPFEFDSQYSFLGDKADNEDSDQLDYLQSTVPFDDYNVQVEDGLETQALNLVGETQVLNFDGETQVLDDLDCFENMETQLLDEFNDAIAADSDSEGMEGTEILDQGDEVSNDEIVTGDCGQFLVQKKESLEQHNASTNEQMNSGIHGSTTTPDIRAVPESKSTSVRFTSVRAAALRASGLAARKAALRGMNGKSCFIQTGCQFSDQCTIKSDGSNPNVVEKMNQAQHLVNREENSIGLRHGTSCRVGSTVRKLFAERSSCRSENADARDDLLQFPASDGQSAGLSYIDSEEPGELLQANALNFVERFVNDKMTELDDQVDLGKSTGRKSLISCAIIGPQSLAKKTVERTAGETQIFDWDDALEDEGGGGIYCRRREEFYGDGSHAQKNSNHAHKPKGSKLNESCNLDQPNAHDKEIVDSDSKSLLCKSKDNGKPVGEGQLDFRKNLLNEFDEQCNSDSSRGQLEAAAAAELNVGFDTQISAEAMEALFYGDVATDVNGNLGFPGISKGSSKILCRGKCRKRISSREFVLRKGVYCYGAAPVTRQSKRTRVSSVLQNLSSKNVWKECDTDLLLQRTKKAKSNNDKNQNSGGINMAKMPSKSIKKRKAGGALTRSQLHGTGRSTMSSSIKKRHLEEVCTVTPIAHRTRQSLVMNAQIAEASASDCRKGKKLEKEVGLLQENRTRSIDVTDVELSLASNAEEQLSKFHSNQSGEHGNVESCNDDQLHLGLIAGNNGNHGSSYPKHRSSRKMSVHVGESDNLEAQSEKSVQLDNEPSIPVVKKSRRNNMSTCIRSTTVRITRSSRNTCPVLHFPDQNSEGKLSRQSSDKQGSKHNVVNCNSTKMNRRTISTSITGPVAAKEIQHSGGNHVAVSSPISENLAVTVASDESPEEKSRSLGSLCTTPVNCPTPINAASPVCMGEEYFKQSCKKNLSKSLLIKELRSLSPIDPEPIATSKDMRKRRDLADIRVLFSNHLNEDIIKQQKKILARLGISEASSILAATHFVTDKFVRTRNMLEAIASGKPVVTHLWLESIGQVNIHIDEDAYILRDIKKEKEFGFCMPSSLARARKRPLLQGRRILITPNTKPNKETIVHLVAVLHGQALERIGRSAMKDDKVLNDLLILSCEEDYAICVPFLEKGAAVYSSELLLNGIVTQKLDYESYIYINWQASSLFRSC, encoded by the exons ATGGCCCCTCTTGGAAGCGACAATGGCGATATTAAACCCTATGAAATGAACCCAAGCTCGGATTTTTCATATTCCGATACTCAGCCCTTCGAATTTGATTCGCAATATTCATTTTTGG gtgATAAAGCTGATAACGAGGATAGTGATCAATTAGACTATCTACAAAGTACAGTTCCTTTTGACGATTATAATGTTCAGGTCGAGGATGGATTGGAGACCCAGGCTCTCAACCTTGTGGGGGAAACTCAAGTGTTGAACTTCGATGGTGAAACACAGGTGTTGGATGATTTAGATTGCTTTGAGAATATGGAGACTCAATTGTTGGATGAATTCAATGATGCAATTGCTGCGGATAGTGACAGTGAAGGAATGGAAGGGACTGAGATATTAGACCAAGGTGATGAGGTCTCAAATGATGAGATAGTAACAGGAGACTGCGGTCAATTCTTGGTCCAGAAGAAGGAATCTTTGGAGCAACATAATGCTTCTACCAATGAACAAATGAATTCAG GGATCCATGGTTCTACAACAACACCGGATATCAGAGCTGTGCCGGAATCAAAATCCA CATCTGTAAGGTTTACTTCAGTTCGTGCAGCAGCCTTGCGTGCCTCTGGTCTTGCAGCTCGTAAAGCAGCATTACGGGGAATGAATGGCAAGTCTTGTTTCATCCAGACTGGTTGTCAGTTTTCAGACCAGTGCACAATTAAAAGTGATGGTTCAAACCCTAATGTTGTGGAGAAGATGAATCAGGCACAACATCTGGTTAATCGTGAAGAGAACTCAATTGGTTTAAGGCATGGAACCAGTTGCAGGGTTGGTTCAACTGTGAGAAAACTTTTTGCCGAAAGGTCTTCTTGCAGAAGTGAAAATGCGGATGCAAGAGATGACTTGCTTCAGTTTCCTGCAAGTGATGGTCAGTCAGCAGGTTTAAGCTATATTGACTCTGAAGAACCTGGGGAGTTATTACAAGCTAATGCACTTAATTTTGTGGAAAGGTTTGTAAATGATAAGATGACAGAGCTTGATGATCAAGTTGACCTAGGAAAGAGTACTGGGAGAAAATCACTTATTTCATGTGCGATAATAGGGCCACAAAGCTTGGCCAAGAAAACAGTTGAAAGGACAGCTGGTGAAACACAGATTTTTGATTGGGATGATGCTTTGGAGGATGAAGGAGGGGGTGGTATTTATTGTAGAAGGAGGGAAGAATTCTATGGTGATGGAAGCCATGCACAGAAAAATTCTAACCATGCCCATAAGCCTAAAGGAAGTAAACTCAATGAATCTTGCAATTTAGACCAACCAAATGCCCACGATAAAGAGATAGTTGATTCTGATTCAAAATCATTGTTGTGCAAGTCAAAAGATAATGGCAAGCCAGTGGGAGAAGGTCAACTGGATTTTAGGAAGAATCTTTTGAATGAGTTTGATGAACAGTGTAACTCAGATTCCTCTAGAGGACAATTGgaagctgctgctgctgctgaaCTAAATGTAGGTTTCGACACTCAGATATCTGCTGAAGCTATGGAAGCATTATTTTATGGGGACGTGGCTACTGACGTGAATGGTAATCTAGGTTTCCCAGGCATATCAAAGGGTTCCTCAAAAATTTTGTGTAGAGGAAAATGCAGGAAGAGAATTTCTTCTAGAGAATTTGTATTGAGAAAGGGTGTTTATTGTTATGGTGCTGCTCCAGTTACTAGGCAATCCAAGAGAACTCGAGTGTCTTCGGTTTTGCAGAATTTAAGTTCAAAAAATGTCTGGAAGGAGTGTGATACTGATCTACTTCtacagagaacaaagaaagcgAAATCGAATAATGATAAGAACCAAAACAGTGGTGGCATTAATATGGCCAAGATGCCCTCAAAGAGTATCAAGAAAAGAAAGGCTGGTGGAGCTTTGACGAGGAGTCAACTTCATGGCACTGGAAGGTCAACTATGAGCAGCTCAATTAAGAAACGGCATCTTGAGGAGGTTTGTACTGTTACACCCATTGCTCATCGGACGAGGCAGTCCTTGGTCATGAATGCACAAATAGCTGAGGCTTCAGCCAGTGATTGTAGAAAAGGTAAAAAACTTGAAAAAGAGGTTGGTTTACTTCAAGAGAATAGAACCAGGAGTATAGATGTTACCGATGTTGAGTTATCTTTAGCGTCAAATGCCGAAGAgcaactttcaaaatttcattctaaCCAATCTGGGGAGCATGGAAATGTTGAATCATGTAATGATGACCAATTGCATTTGGGGTTGATTGCTGGGAATAATGGCAATCATGGATCGAGCTATCCCAAACATAGATCTTCCCGCAAAATGTCTGTTCATGTTGGTGAATCTGATAACTTGGAAGCACAGTCTGAAAAGTCTGTTCAGCTAGATAATGAACCATCAATTCCTGTGGTAAAAAAGTCCAGAAGAAACAATATGAGCACTTGCATTCGTTCTACCACTGTGAGGATAACACGATCATCCAGGAATACTTGTCCTGTTCTGCATTTTCCAGACCAGAATTCGGAAGGAAAATTGTCTCGTCAAAGTTCAGATAAACAAGGTTCAAAGCACAATGTGGTTAATTGCAATTCTACCAAGATGAATAGGAGGACGATATCTACAAGCATAACTGGACCTGTAGCAGCAAAGGAAATCCAGCACTCTGGAGGAAACCATGTTGCAGTTTCTTCACCAATTTCAGAAAATTTAGCTGTGACTGTTGCTTCCGATGAGTCACCAGAAGAGAAATCAAGATCTCTTGGTTCTCTATGCACGACGCCAGTTAACTGTCCAACACCTATAAATGCAGCATCACCTGTTTGTATGGGTGAGGAATATTTTAAACAATCCTGCAAGAAGAACTTGTCAAAATCTTTGCTTATCAAAGAACTCCGAAGTTTAAGCCCAATCGACCCAGAACCTATTGCTACTTCAAAAGATATGAGGAAGAGAAGGGATTTGGCTGATATTAGAGTCTTGTTCAGCAACCACCTCAATGAAGATATAATTAAACAGCAGAAAAAG ATCTTGGCCCGCCTAGGCATCTCCGAGGCATCATCTATTTTAGCTGCAACACACTTTGTAACAGATAAATTTGTGCGTACTAGGAATATGTTGGAAGCAATTGCTTCGGGCAAACCAGTTGTCACACATTTATGGCTTGAAAGCATTGGACAGGTTAACATTCACATTGATGAAGATGCTTATATATTGAGGGACATCAAAAAGGAGAAAGAGTTTGGGTTTTGCATGCCATCTTCTTTAGCACGTGCACGCAAGCGACCTTTATTACAG GGCCGAAGAATTTTAATCACCCCAAATACAAAGCCAAATAAAGAAacaattgtgcatttggttgcaGTGCTCCACGGTCAG GCCTTAGAGAGAATTGGTAGGTCTGCTATGAAGGATGACAAAGTCCTGAATGATTTATTGATTCTATCATGTGAAGAAGATTATGCAATTTGTGTTCCTTTTCTTGAAAAAG GGGCAGCAGTTTACAGTTCTGAGCTACTACTGAATGGAATAGTTACTCAAAAGCTGGATTATGAGAG TTACATTTATATCAACTGGCAGGCATCGTCTCTTTTCAGATCATGTTAG
- the LOC108487973 gene encoding uncharacterized protein LOC108487973, whose translation MPDSKTNPECPNMARLPSPIFWKRCSSLPTKPDSNLLPSVDVPSSEKLSEEQNKSDKGGKDAVVSRSLSVPGRSVVIVRSASFDNHKKNVPADNGDDKSKVVPLESNDEEIPEEEALCRICMDVCEEGNTLKMECSCKGALQLVHESCAVKWFSTKGNKNCEVCMQEVRNLPVTLLRLPPNSLRGNRRARRGSRQNVNSQNSPSESASAWQDFMLLVLISSVCYFFFLEQLLILDLKAQAIVIAAPFALTLALLASILAVILAIKQYIWTYAAFEFTLVAIIFYVLYSLLHLKPIVAILLSGTFSFGIAMAVNALYIYYFDMRVRITENSNPA comes from the exons ATGCCAGACAGCAAGACAAATCCCGAATGTCCTAACATGGCTCGTTTGCCTTCCCCTATTTTTTGGAAAAGATGTTCGTCTCTGCCCACTAAGCCTGACTCAAATTTGTTGCCATCCGTGGACGTGCCTTCTTCTGAAAAATTGTCCGAGGAACAGAATAAATCAGAT AAAGGAGGAAAGGATGCTGTGGTGTCACGGTCCCTGTCGGTGCCCGGACGAAGTGTTGTTATAGTACGATCGGCTTCTTTCGATAACCATAAAAAGAATGTCCCTGCAGATAATGGTGATG ATAAAAGTAAAGTGGTTCCTCTAGAAAGCAACGATGAGGAGATTCCAGAAGAGGAAGCTTTGTGCCGAATCTGTATGGATGTATGTGAAGAAGGAAATACACTCAAAATGGAATGCAGCTGCAAAGGCGCCCTTCAACTCGTGCATGAGTCATGCGCTGTTAAGTGGTTTAGTACTAAAGGAAACAAAAACTGCGAGGTATGCATGCAGGAAGTGCGGAATTTACCTGTAACTTTACTGCGGTTGCCTCCTAATTCTCTAAGGGGTAATAGACGTGCTCGAAGGGGCAGTAGACAGAATGTTAATTCACAGAACTCACCATCCGAATCCGCAAG TGCCTGGCAGGATTTCATGTTGCTCGTGTTAATTAGCTCAGTATGCTATTTCTTCTTCCTCGAGCAGCTACTG ATTCTTGACTTGAAGGCTCAAGCAATTGTGATTGCAGCACCATTTGCGCTTACCCTAGCCCTTTTAGCATCTATCTTGGCAGTTATCTTAG CAATCAAGCAGTATATATGGACATATGCAGCTTTTGAGTTTACACTCGTTGCAATAATTTTCTATGTATTATATTCCCTG CTCCATCTGAAGCCTATTGTTGCAATACTGCTTTCGGGAACGTTTAGTTTTGGGATAGCTATGGCAGTCAATGCATTGTATATCTACTATTTCGATATGCGAGTTCGTATTACAGAAAATTCTAACCCAGCATGA